One genomic region from Natrinema caseinilyticum encodes:
- a CDS encoding FxLYD domain-containing protein: MSRSDPPSRRGLLASIGAGISTAVAGCTGSGGIGGKPTYEDGTVGDLNASNYSNRTASQMSTAAALAQGQPSTTATPLDSLSLTSHEFVVEDGYLGSTIQGTVENDGSNRVQIVEVRTRVYDDAGNQIGRYFSSTGDVDAGSTWEFQVIVLESPSAVADYDIAVLGTPT, from the coding sequence ATGTCCCGTTCGGACCCACCGAGCAGACGCGGACTGCTCGCGTCGATCGGTGCAGGAATTTCGACCGCAGTCGCCGGTTGTACCGGCAGCGGCGGCATCGGCGGGAAGCCGACCTACGAAGACGGCACCGTCGGCGATCTCAACGCCAGCAACTATTCCAACCGGACGGCGAGCCAGATGTCTACGGCCGCGGCACTCGCACAGGGGCAACCGAGTACGACGGCGACACCCCTCGACTCCCTCTCGTTGACGTCACACGAATTCGTCGTTGAGGACGGCTATCTCGGCTCGACCATCCAGGGGACCGTCGAGAACGACGGGTCGAATCGGGTTCAGATCGTCGAAGTCCGGACGCGAGTGTACGACGACGCGGGCAACCAGATCGGCAGATATTTTTCCAGTACCGGCGACGTCGACGCCGGTTCGACCTGGGAGTTTCAGGTCATCGTCCTCGAGTCCCCCTCGGCCGTCGCCGACTACGATATCGCCGTGCTGGGAACGCCGACCTG